The Pantoea sp. At-9b genome includes a window with the following:
- a CDS encoding AAA family ATPase yields MGIISVPQEDNEEQKIILPDEWVLTPLAQDGSIAWLMGREATGEAFIIATAASDERAFQGAQLLKNELALAPHLMTRWAVKPVGHTRYLGRYALVYPAFPFRSLAGIIAMPPEQIADYLRNAIQLCLPLSQAHHQGIVHGDIKPAHLFLNNDGSYRLGGFGLASVTVDSQLKNSLRASGGTLAYMSPAHTGRTPYPVSNLSDLYSLGVVLYEMLTGKLPFGSPQAGPAEWVHHHLATAPRPPASIRPDVPPMLSAIILRLLAKSPMEGYQTIDGLLADLRRCKATLTPQGTIAPFTLGLQERFTTHYRVETLFTGHPQARVLLHALEEVQRSGTHHLVMIGGPPGAGKSAIVASALKKLQHKPILLTVGKADQHSPQIPYSALSTALRTLTLYLLGLATAEVMVWRARLLRALGDDVDLAIELVPELRQLLDMAQPPMITDASGDARERFSQMVCALIKALASSGKALVMLIDDVHWADQASLKLLENVFQRNDHLPFLLVIAHRDAESMPCRQVAGFLTRIRAAAARLTEITPEPLNVKMVARWLAGMLHTRTSGTSELAQLIHEKTGGNPLFLQEFFKQAIDDGLIFSTQDPLKWHYDQSALRARQYTDNVASLVVRQLERMPEPTRQLLGCMACLGAQGQLVLLSQILGTHPHNVQQRLRPAIAARFITLTSDDYAFTHARVHDAAFLLIGFKQKLLIHQQAAALLAESAPRAEGNETLFRAVHHIAMSTEVVLSAAQIRNYFRLSLTAAQRAKRAGDYVSALRYLGTARALNDQRDDGEPFLLGFEEAECQFLQGNLNEAQAQCTALLGMPGSLTEKSAAACLSAEIHMRQSDNYLALETALAWLAVFGVQFNRYPDEAECNAAWYALKARLGPDPAITLGTLPLMANREKESVLNLMASTIFASSYDCPQLHLLLVCKILDMTLDHGIAGASVFGLSWFSVLITDRYQEYHYGFKSGLLASQLAEKHNFLRFKARTLLPLDQVGIWTQPLAFAIDCAKKSFNVALAHGDKSFACLSLRHQVMNYLTRGDHLESVHTTIERGLAFTRQSFYPDVENVLLMQKHLVMHLRGNEGEKFSGVDAFPTHLVGSEPGPVSGPKAMVMFWSWLYRGMAHFYAGEYTLASPCFAEAAQLVNAVPGYIYLMDLHFYSALSLTVPLATGQASAAVRKTAHTHFDQLVQWSVLNPELFADKVALLAAELARLRGEVGEALSQYEMAITLSRKAGYIHINALAYELAGYCAKAWKLEVPADAYLKGAISSWDNWGALAKVRQLEQRYPQLASQKPGNAFTTMPFEDESIRDLESVVTAVRALTEEINLDRLIHILMRMLLERAGAQRCLLIRVLDGNIPETEAWAEANADGVKVKIVKQRPTANDLPLSVLSAVIRTGQEIRTGKPEDFSPFSQDPYLVASGAAVMCVPMFKQANMVGVLYLENRLMPDVFTAEQSHIVKTLSAQAAVSIETARLYAELLEENIHRRRVEKQLRTSQTSLMLGEKISHTGTWSWEIEQDLMSVSDEYLRILGLPEQPKTLSMADFMTFVHPDDHQCIHDLVSDSVQNGISMQAEFRIIRPDGECRYIKGIGDPVNTWPEVKEYFGTISDITVQRRAEDAARMAQADLARVSRATTVGQLTASIAHEINQPLMSIVAHAGASLRWLKREQSHIENACFSLDEILQEGKRAGDIIRGLQALTRKHDSVYARANLHLIARDILALSRAEIERKWISLELKLHAEIAEVYCDRIQIQQVLLNLVVNAIDAMTGIDDRGLILTLATSNPTPDTIRFAVMDTGSGIPDAVKEHIFDSFYTTKKEGMGMGLTISHGIIKKHCGELKGENRADCGSVFWFTLPTEPPASASG; encoded by the coding sequence ATGGGCATCATCTCTGTGCCGCAGGAAGATAACGAAGAACAGAAAATCATCCTGCCGGACGAATGGGTGCTGACGCCACTGGCGCAGGATGGCAGCATCGCCTGGCTGATGGGGCGTGAGGCGACAGGGGAAGCGTTTATTATCGCCACCGCAGCCAGTGATGAACGGGCGTTTCAGGGCGCGCAACTGTTAAAAAATGAGCTGGCGCTGGCCCCCCATCTGATGACCCGCTGGGCAGTGAAACCGGTAGGGCACACCCGTTATCTCGGACGCTATGCGCTGGTGTATCCGGCCTTTCCTTTTCGCTCCCTCGCCGGGATCATCGCGATGCCGCCCGAGCAGATTGCCGATTATCTGCGCAATGCGATTCAGCTTTGTTTGCCGCTCAGCCAGGCACATCATCAGGGCATTGTGCATGGCGATATCAAACCGGCACACCTGTTTCTCAACAACGACGGTTCTTACCGGCTGGGGGGCTTTGGCCTCGCGTCGGTCACCGTGGATTCGCAGCTTAAAAATTCGCTGCGTGCTTCCGGCGGCACGCTGGCGTATATGTCGCCGGCGCATACCGGCCGCACACCGTACCCGGTGAGCAATCTGAGCGACCTCTACAGCCTCGGCGTGGTGCTGTATGAAATGCTAACCGGCAAGCTGCCGTTTGGCTCCCCCCAGGCCGGACCGGCGGAATGGGTCCACCATCATCTGGCGACCGCGCCGCGTCCACCCGCATCAATCCGCCCGGATGTCCCGCCCATGCTGTCGGCGATTATTCTGCGCCTGCTGGCAAAGTCCCCGATGGAGGGGTATCAAACCATTGACGGCCTGCTGGCCGATCTGCGGCGCTGCAAAGCCACCCTGACCCCGCAGGGCACCATCGCCCCGTTTACCCTTGGGCTTCAGGAGCGTTTCACCACCCATTACCGTGTTGAAACGCTGTTTACCGGCCATCCCCAGGCACGCGTGTTACTTCACGCGCTGGAGGAAGTGCAACGCAGCGGCACCCATCATCTGGTGATGATTGGCGGTCCCCCGGGGGCCGGGAAATCAGCGATTGTCGCTTCGGCGCTAAAAAAGCTGCAACACAAACCGATTCTGTTAACGGTCGGCAAAGCCGATCAACATTCACCGCAGATCCCTTATTCGGCACTCAGTACCGCATTGCGTACCCTGACGTTATATCTGCTCGGCCTGGCGACCGCTGAGGTGATGGTGTGGCGCGCGCGCTTATTACGGGCGCTAGGGGATGATGTCGATCTGGCGATTGAGCTGGTGCCGGAGCTGCGCCAGTTGTTAGACATGGCGCAACCCCCGATGATCACTGATGCATCAGGCGATGCCCGCGAGCGCTTTAGTCAGATGGTCTGTGCCTTGATCAAGGCATTAGCCTCATCCGGCAAAGCGCTGGTGATGTTAATCGATGACGTGCATTGGGCGGATCAGGCCAGCCTGAAATTGCTGGAAAATGTCTTTCAGCGTAACGATCATCTGCCATTTTTGCTGGTGATTGCCCACCGTGATGCGGAATCGATGCCTTGCCGTCAGGTGGCTGGCTTTCTGACGCGTATCCGTGCCGCCGCCGCCCGCCTGACCGAGATCACCCCGGAGCCGCTGAACGTGAAAATGGTGGCCCGTTGGCTGGCCGGTATGCTGCATACCCGTACCAGCGGCACCAGCGAGCTGGCACAGTTAATTCATGAGAAAACCGGTGGCAATCCGCTGTTCTTACAGGAATTTTTCAAGCAGGCGATTGATGACGGGCTGATTTTCTCCACCCAAGATCCGCTGAAGTGGCATTACGATCAAAGCGCACTGCGGGCGCGACAGTATACCGACAACGTCGCCAGCCTGGTGGTACGGCAACTGGAACGCATGCCAGAACCGACCCGCCAACTGCTGGGTTGCATGGCCTGCCTCGGCGCGCAGGGCCAATTGGTGCTGCTCAGTCAGATTCTCGGTACTCACCCGCACAACGTTCAGCAACGGCTGCGACCGGCGATCGCGGCGCGTTTTATCACCCTCACCAGCGATGACTACGCCTTTACCCACGCCCGGGTGCATGACGCGGCGTTTTTGTTGATCGGTTTTAAGCAGAAATTACTGATCCATCAGCAGGCGGCTGCGCTGTTGGCGGAGTCGGCACCGCGTGCCGAAGGTAACGAGACGCTGTTCCGGGCAGTCCACCATATTGCGATGTCCACTGAGGTGGTGTTGAGCGCGGCACAAATCCGCAACTATTTTCGCCTGAGCCTGACGGCGGCGCAGCGCGCCAAACGGGCAGGGGATTATGTCTCCGCACTGCGCTATTTAGGTACCGCCCGCGCGTTGAACGATCAGCGTGACGATGGCGAACCTTTTCTGCTCGGCTTTGAAGAAGCGGAGTGCCAGTTTTTGCAGGGCAATCTTAACGAAGCACAGGCGCAGTGCACCGCGCTACTGGGGATGCCCGGCAGTCTGACCGAGAAATCCGCTGCCGCCTGCCTGTCGGCGGAAATTCATATGCGTCAGTCGGACAACTATCTGGCGCTGGAAACCGCGCTGGCGTGGCTGGCGGTGTTTGGGGTGCAATTCAATCGCTATCCCGATGAGGCGGAGTGCAATGCGGCATGGTATGCCCTGAAGGCGCGGCTCGGTCCCGATCCGGCCATCACGCTCGGCACTTTGCCGCTGATGGCGAATCGCGAAAAAGAGTCAGTGCTGAACCTGATGGCCAGCACCATCTTTGCCTCCTCATACGATTGTCCGCAGTTGCATTTGTTACTGGTGTGCAAAATCCTTGATATGACGCTGGATCATGGCATTGCCGGTGCCTCAGTCTTTGGCCTGTCGTGGTTTAGCGTCCTGATTACCGATCGCTATCAGGAATATCATTACGGCTTTAAGTCCGGGCTGCTTGCCAGTCAACTGGCCGAGAAACACAACTTTTTGCGTTTCAAGGCGCGCACCTTGTTGCCGCTTGATCAGGTGGGGATCTGGACCCAACCGCTGGCCTTCGCAATCGATTGCGCGAAGAAAAGTTTTAATGTGGCGCTGGCGCATGGTGATAAGTCTTTTGCCTGTCTCTCATTGCGCCACCAGGTGATGAATTACCTGACGCGCGGCGATCATCTGGAATCGGTGCATACCACCATTGAACGCGGGCTGGCGTTTACCCGGCAATCCTTCTATCCCGATGTGGAAAACGTGTTGCTGATGCAAAAGCATCTGGTGATGCATCTGCGTGGCAACGAGGGCGAAAAGTTTAGCGGCGTGGATGCGTTTCCGACGCATCTGGTCGGCAGCGAGCCGGGTCCGGTTTCCGGTCCGAAAGCGATGGTGATGTTCTGGTCGTGGCTGTATCGCGGCATGGCGCATTTCTATGCCGGTGAATACACCCTGGCCAGCCCCTGTTTCGCTGAGGCCGCGCAGTTAGTCAACGCCGTTCCGGGTTATATCTACCTGATGGATTTGCACTTTTATAGCGCGCTCAGCCTGACCGTACCACTGGCAACCGGCCAGGCGAGTGCAGCGGTGCGCAAAACCGCCCACACACATTTTGATCAACTGGTGCAGTGGTCGGTGCTGAATCCGGAGCTGTTTGCCGACAAGGTGGCATTGTTGGCCGCTGAACTGGCGCGCCTGCGCGGTGAAGTGGGTGAGGCGCTGAGCCAGTACGAAATGGCGATCACTCTGTCGCGCAAAGCCGGGTATATCCATATCAATGCGTTGGCCTATGAGCTGGCTGGCTATTGCGCCAAAGCGTGGAAGCTGGAGGTGCCGGCTGACGCTTATTTAAAAGGGGCGATCAGTAGCTGGGATAACTGGGGTGCGCTGGCTAAAGTGCGGCAGCTTGAGCAACGCTATCCGCAACTCGCCAGCCAGAAACCCGGCAATGCCTTTACCACCATGCCGTTTGAAGATGAATCGATTCGCGATCTGGAAAGCGTGGTCACGGCAGTGCGCGCCCTGACCGAGGAGATCAATCTTGACCGCCTGATCCATATCCTGATGCGCATGTTGCTGGAACGGGCTGGAGCCCAACGCTGCCTGCTGATTCGCGTGCTGGATGGCAACATCCCGGAAACCGAAGCCTGGGCGGAAGCGAATGCGGATGGCGTCAAAGTCAAAATCGTCAAACAACGCCCAACCGCGAACGACCTGCCGCTGTCGGTACTGTCGGCGGTGATCCGTACCGGGCAGGAGATCCGTACCGGCAAACCGGAGGACTTCAGTCCCTTTAGTCAGGACCCGTATCTGGTCGCCTCGGGCGCTGCGGTGATGTGCGTACCGATGTTTAAACAGGCCAATATGGTTGGGGTGCTGTACCTGGAAAACCGGCTGATGCCGGATGTGTTTACTGCCGAGCAATCGCATATCGTGAAAACCCTGAGTGCTCAGGCGGCGGTGTCCATCGAAACCGCCCGTTTATATGCGGAACTGCTGGAGGAGAACATCCACCGCCGACGCGTGGAGAAACAACTACGCACCAGCCAGACCTCCCTGATGCTGGGGGAAAAAATCAGCCATACCGGAACCTGGAGTTGGGAAATTGAGCAGGATTTGATGTCAGTCTCGGATGAATATCTGCGTATTCTCGGCCTGCCGGAACAGCCAAAAACACTGTCGATGGCTGATTTTATGACCTTCGTTCACCCTGATGACCATCAATGTATCCATGACCTGGTCAGCGACAGCGTGCAGAACGGCATCAGTATGCAGGCGGAATTTCGTATTATTCGCCCGGATGGCGAATGCCGTTACATCAAAGGGATTGGCGATCCGGTAAATACCTGGCCGGAGGTGAAAGAGTACTTCGGCACCATTTCCGATATCACGGTGCAACGCCGTGCCGAAGATGCGGCGCGCATGGCGCAGGCTGATTTGGCGCGGGTCTCTCGCGCCACCACCGTCGGCCAGTTAACCGCATCAATAGCCCATGAGATCAACCAACCGCTGATGTCGATTGTCGCCCATGCCGGTGCCAGCCTGCGCTGGCTGAAACGAGAGCAGAGCCATATTGAGAATGCCTGTTTCAGTCTGGATGAG
- a CDS encoding response regulator transcription factor — translation MTLPQHIVIVDDERSVRNGLSNLLHSDGYTTSLYESGEALLCDDNALTGAAMLIIDVRLKGMSGFELFAVLQQQAVTLPVIFISAEQEEAVQWYAIALGAVTFLRKPIDVDTLLTIIRNELSHGEPR, via the coding sequence ATGACGCTGCCACAGCATATTGTTATCGTTGACGATGAACGCTCAGTCCGTAATGGCCTGAGCAATTTACTGCATTCTGACGGATACACCACCAGCCTGTATGAATCAGGCGAAGCACTCCTCTGCGATGACAACGCACTCACCGGCGCGGCCATGCTGATCATCGACGTCAGACTGAAAGGGATGAGCGGTTTTGAGCTGTTCGCCGTCCTGCAACAACAAGCCGTTACACTACCGGTGATCTTTATCTCCGCCGAACAGGAAGAAGCGGTGCAATGGTATGCCATTGCGCTGGGGGCGGTGACCTTTTTGCGCAAACCTATCGATGTTGATACGCTGCTGACCATCATCCGTAACGAACTGTCTCACGGGGAACCACGCTAA
- a CDS encoding XapX domain-containing protein, giving the protein MLKSYAISLGVGVLAGLIYGLIDVNSPAPPVIALLGLFGMLVGEQLVPLAQRLIRRQPVTLAWFRHECVPKISGTPPPQGEKEP; this is encoded by the coding sequence ATGTTGAAATCCTACGCTATTTCGTTGGGGGTCGGCGTGTTGGCGGGTCTGATTTATGGCCTGATCGATGTCAATTCCCCGGCACCACCGGTTATTGCCTTGCTGGGACTGTTTGGCATGCTGGTGGGGGAGCAACTGGTGCCGCTGGCGCAACGGCTGATTCGCCGTCAACCTGTGACGCTGGCCTGGTTCCGCCATGAATGTGTGCCGAAAATCAGCGGCACGCCACCGCCGCAAGGAGAGAAGGAACCCTAA
- a CDS encoding DUF1427 family protein, with product MNPLIISLGAGVLVGLFYALLRVRSPAPPAIALVGLLGMIIGGQIMAHVKPQPQASTVITHVDKVG from the coding sequence ATGAATCCTTTGATCATTTCTCTGGGGGCGGGCGTCCTGGTCGGGTTGTTTTATGCGCTGCTGCGGGTACGATCGCCCGCACCGCCCGCCATTGCCTTAGTCGGTTTGTTGGGCATGATTATTGGTGGGCAGATTATGGCGCATGTCAAACCCCAGCCTCAGGCCAGTACCGTCATCACCCACGTTGATAAGGTCGGCTGA
- a CDS encoding hydrolase translates to MSNSKLEVLTPLNSQIIFIDQQPQMAFGVQSIDRQVLKNNTVALAKAAKVFNIPTIITTVETESFSGYTYPELLDVFPGLDILERTSMNSWDDQKVRDALAANGKKKVVVSGLWTEVCNNSFALCAMLEGGYEIYMVADASGGTSKEAHDYAMQRMIQAGVIPVTWQQVMLEWQRDWAHRDTYDAVMKIAKEHSGAYGIGVDYAYTMVHKAPSRQESEHRTLAPVPAR, encoded by the coding sequence ATGTCCAACTCAAAACTTGAAGTTCTGACCCCGCTTAACAGCCAGATTATCTTTATCGATCAGCAACCGCAGATGGCGTTTGGCGTGCAGTCAATCGACCGTCAGGTGCTGAAAAATAACACCGTGGCGCTGGCGAAAGCGGCCAAGGTTTTTAACATCCCGACCATCATCACCACCGTCGAAACCGAAAGTTTCTCCGGCTATACCTACCCTGAGTTGCTGGACGTTTTCCCGGGGCTGGATATCCTGGAGCGTACCTCCATGAACTCTTGGGACGATCAGAAAGTGCGTGATGCGCTGGCCGCTAACGGCAAGAAGAAAGTGGTGGTTTCCGGCCTGTGGACAGAAGTGTGTAACAACAGCTTTGCGCTGTGCGCCATGCTGGAAGGCGGTTACGAAATCTATATGGTGGCTGACGCGTCTGGCGGCACCTCAAAAGAAGCCCATGACTATGCCATGCAGCGCATGATCCAGGCGGGGGTGATCCCGGTGACCTGGCAGCAGGTGATGCTGGAGTGGCAGCGTGACTGGGCGCACCGTGATACCTATGACGCGGTGATGAAGATTGCCAAAGAGCATTCCGGCGCTTACGGTATTGGCGTGGATTATGCCTACACCATGGTGCATAAAGCACCGTCACGTCAGGAAAGCGAACACCGTACCCTGGCACCGGTTCCGGCACGTTAA
- a CDS encoding amidohydrolase, which yields MVTLGKAELILINGKFHTVDRANPVAAAVAIREGKFLAVGSQAEVMEHHCEGTKVIDLKGHTAVPGLNDSHLHLIRGGLNYNLELRWEGVPSLADALRMLKEQALRTPSPQWVRVVGGWTEFQFAERRMPTLEEINEAAPDTPVFILHLYDRALLNRAALKVVGYTKDTPNPPGGEIQRDSNGNPTGMLIARPNAMILYATLAKGPKLPLELQINSTRQFMRELNRLGLTSAIDAGGGFQNYPDDYEVIAELHSKKQMTVRIAYNLFTQRPGHELEDFEKWTDMLTPGQGSDYFRHNGAGEMLVFSAADFEDFLEPRPDLAPGMEDELERVVRHLVEHRWPFRLHATYNESISRMLDVFEKVDRDIPFNGLHWFFDHAETVTQKNIDRIKALGGGIAVQHRMAFQGEYFAERYGIEATRHTPPVARMLETGVPVGLGTDATRVASYNPWTALYWLVSGRTVGGMQMYDVNARLDRDTALMLWTQGSAWFSSEQGKKGQIKVGQLADMAVLSKDFFSVPEEEIKGIESVLTVVDGNVVYAAGAFNSEAPPTLPVLPEWSPVVKVPGHYRSAPPSAVSRVGMMPQAHHCSGPCGVHSHQHDIARGANVPVAEDNAFWGALGCSCFAF from the coding sequence ATGGTGACGCTCGGTAAGGCAGAGCTGATTTTAATCAACGGCAAATTCCACACCGTCGACCGCGCCAACCCGGTGGCCGCCGCCGTGGCAATTCGCGAAGGAAAATTTCTCGCGGTGGGCAGTCAGGCTGAAGTAATGGAACATCACTGCGAAGGTACCAAGGTGATCGACCTTAAAGGTCATACTGCGGTGCCTGGCCTGAATGACTCGCATCTGCACCTGATCCGTGGCGGCCTAAATTACAACCTCGAACTGCGCTGGGAAGGCGTGCCGTCTCTGGCCGATGCACTGCGGATGTTGAAAGAGCAGGCACTGCGCACCCCCTCACCGCAGTGGGTACGGGTTGTCGGTGGCTGGACCGAATTCCAGTTTGCCGAGCGCCGTATGCCGACGCTGGAAGAGATCAACGAAGCGGCACCCGATACCCCGGTGTTTATCCTGCACCTGTACGATCGCGCCCTGCTCAACCGCGCCGCGCTGAAAGTGGTGGGTTACACCAAAGACACCCCCAACCCGCCAGGGGGCGAAATCCAGCGCGACAGCAACGGCAACCCGACCGGGATGCTGATTGCGCGCCCGAATGCGATGATCCTCTACGCCACACTGGCGAAAGGCCCGAAATTGCCGCTGGAGCTGCAAATTAACTCCACCCGTCAGTTTATGCGTGAACTGAACCGTCTTGGCCTGACCAGCGCCATCGACGCCGGTGGCGGCTTCCAGAACTATCCTGACGATTATGAAGTGATTGCCGAACTGCACAGCAAGAAGCAGATGACGGTGCGCATCGCTTATAACCTGTTTACCCAGCGTCCCGGCCATGAACTGGAAGACTTTGAAAAATGGACCGATATGCTCACCCCCGGCCAGGGCAGCGACTATTTCCGGCATAACGGTGCCGGTGAAATGTTGGTGTTCTCTGCGGCCGACTTCGAAGATTTCCTCGAACCGCGTCCGGATTTAGCGCCTGGCATGGAAGATGAGCTGGAGCGCGTGGTGCGTCATCTGGTGGAACACCGCTGGCCGTTCCGTTTACACGCCACCTACAACGAATCCATCAGCCGCATGCTGGACGTGTTTGAGAAGGTGGATCGCGATATTCCGTTTAACGGCCTGCACTGGTTCTTTGACCATGCGGAAACCGTGACGCAGAAAAACATCGACCGTATTAAAGCGCTCGGCGGCGGCATTGCGGTACAGCACCGTATGGCGTTCCAGGGCGAATACTTTGCCGAACGTTATGGTATCGAAGCCACCCGTCATACCCCGCCGGTGGCGCGGATGCTGGAAACCGGCGTGCCGGTCGGTCTGGGTACCGATGCGACACGGGTCGCCAGCTATAACCCGTGGACCGCGCTCTATTGGCTGGTCTCCGGTCGTACCGTGGGCGGCATGCAGATGTATGACGTCAATGCCCGCCTCGACCGTGACACTGCGCTGATGTTGTGGACGCAAGGCAGCGCCTGGTTCTCCAGTGAGCAAGGTAAAAAAGGCCAGATCAAAGTCGGCCAACTGGCGGATATGGCGGTACTAAGCAAGGACTTCTTCAGCGTGCCAGAGGAAGAGATCAAAGGGATTGAATCGGTGCTGACCGTGGTGGATGGCAACGTGGTGTATGCTGCCGGTGCGTTTAACAGCGAAGCGCCGCCAACCCTGCCAGTGCTGCCGGAGTGGTCACCCGTGGTCAAGGTGCCAGGCCACTACCGCAGCGCGCCGCCCAGCGCCGTGAGCCGCGTCGGCATGATGCCACAGGCGCACCATTGCAGCGGCCCTTGCGGTGTGCATAGCCACCAGCATGATATCGCCCGTGGTGCTAACGTTCCGGTCGCCGAAGATAACGCCTTCTGGGGCGCGCTCGGTTGCAGTTGCTTTGCGTTTTAA
- a CDS encoding DoxX family protein has product MKTSSVFSSPPRIDLGLFFLRLTGSLLLLHVHGLPKVFHFQQELTRIEDPFGMGPYMSLIPAIIAEVICPILIILGWWSRLACLPIIGVLLVAMLVVHPDWSIADGQFGWLLLIIFTTLALTGPGGWRIGVKAKQELRHGSG; this is encoded by the coding sequence ATGAAAACGTCATCGGTTTTCTCATCCCCGCCCCGGATCGATCTGGGGCTGTTTTTCCTGCGTCTCACCGGCAGCCTGCTGCTGTTGCATGTGCATGGGTTGCCCAAGGTGTTTCATTTCCAGCAGGAACTGACGCGCATTGAAGATCCGTTCGGCATGGGGCCGTACATGAGCCTGATCCCGGCGATCATTGCTGAGGTGATCTGTCCGATTCTGATCATCCTCGGCTGGTGGTCGCGCCTCGCCTGTCTGCCGATTATCGGCGTGCTGTTGGTGGCGATGCTGGTGGTGCACCCGGACTGGTCCATCGCTGACGGTCAGTTTGGCTGGTTGTTGCTGATCATCTTCACCACCCTGGCACTCACCGGGCCGGGTGGCTGGCGTATCGGCGTCAAAGCAAAGCAGGAGCTGCGCCATGGCTCAGGTTAA
- a CDS encoding MFS transporter — MAQVNDMHSAVVTELPTPAASPWQPLHQPVFRMLWLATVVSNIGSWMNDVGVNWSMLTLSADPLSVALVQAASSLPMFLFALPSGVMADIVDRRKYLLFSQLWVFIAAAGLTLLSFFGLVTPWVLLVAAFLLSTGAAMSSPPFQAIVPDLVDKHELGPAIALNSLGINISRAIGPALGGLILSFAGPWMVFLLNALSVLGVAWVLYRWKAAPSIQRLPPEHFFPAVRVGLRYVHAAPVFRNVLVRTCAFFLFGSAGWALLPLVARRELGLGPGGYGIMLACIGVGAICGAVLLPGLRKKFSADRLMVLASIMFGLTMLALAFIRHFWWLNACEFFTGFAWIAVLSTLNLGAQRSAAKWVKARALAVYLTVFFGSMTVGSALWGQLAAHFSIPLSLTFAAVGMFLSCVTVWRWRLDQDPDLNLEILNDAENGPVPDIHHNRGPVMVSYEYVIRSEDAHDFTVCMQDMRRVRRRGGAINWSIYEDVLQPGIFVETFVVGSWMEHLREKERYTMNDRKIQSRVYAFHQGESLPEVRYLVAPA, encoded by the coding sequence ATGGCTCAGGTTAATGATATGCACAGCGCGGTGGTGACAGAGTTACCCACGCCTGCCGCCTCACCGTGGCAACCGTTACATCAGCCGGTGTTCCGCATGCTGTGGCTGGCGACGGTGGTTTCCAACATCGGTTCATGGATGAACGATGTTGGCGTCAACTGGAGCATGTTGACGTTAAGCGCCGATCCGCTGTCGGTGGCGCTGGTGCAGGCTGCCAGCAGCCTGCCGATGTTTCTGTTCGCGCTGCCTTCCGGCGTGATGGCGGACATTGTCGATCGCCGTAAATACCTGCTGTTTTCGCAACTGTGGGTGTTTATTGCTGCCGCCGGGCTAACGTTGCTGTCCTTTTTTGGTCTGGTGACGCCCTGGGTGCTGCTGGTTGCGGCCTTTCTGCTCAGTACCGGTGCCGCGATGAGCTCACCGCCCTTCCAGGCTATCGTGCCGGATCTGGTGGATAAGCACGAACTGGGACCCGCCATCGCCCTCAACTCGCTCGGCATTAATATCAGCCGAGCCATTGGTCCGGCACTCGGTGGCCTGATCCTCTCCTTTGCTGGTCCGTGGATGGTGTTTCTGCTCAATGCCCTGTCGGTGCTGGGCGTGGCCTGGGTGTTGTATCGCTGGAAAGCGGCTCCCAGCATCCAACGTCTACCGCCAGAACACTTCTTCCCGGCAGTGCGGGTGGGGTTACGTTACGTCCATGCCGCGCCGGTTTTCCGTAACGTGCTGGTGCGCACCTGCGCCTTTTTCTTGTTTGGCAGTGCCGGATGGGCGTTGTTGCCGCTGGTCGCGCGGCGGGAACTGGGTCTCGGGCCGGGCGGCTACGGCATTATGTTGGCCTGTATCGGTGTCGGTGCCATTTGTGGCGCAGTGCTGCTGCCAGGGTTACGCAAAAAATTCAGCGCCGACCGCCTGATGGTGCTCGCCAGCATCATGTTCGGGCTGACCATGCTGGCGCTGGCGTTTATCCGCCATTTCTGGTGGCTCAATGCCTGCGAATTCTTTACCGGTTTCGCCTGGATTGCGGTGCTCTCTACCCTCAACCTCGGTGCCCAGCGTAGCGCGGCTAAATGGGTGAAAGCGCGTGCCCTGGCGGTTTACCTGACGGTGTTTTTCGGTTCGATGACCGTCGGCAGCGCCTTATGGGGACAATTGGCCGCGCATTTCTCCATCCCGCTGTCACTGACCTTTGCGGCTGTCGGCATGTTCCTCTCCTGTGTCACCGTCTGGCGCTGGCGGCTCGATCAAGACCCGGATTTAAATCTGGAGATCCTCAATGACGCTGAAAACGGCCCGGTGCCGGATATCCACCACAACCGTGGTCCGGTGATGGTGAGCTATGAATATGTGATCCGCAGCGAAGATGCCCATGATTTCACGGTGTGCATGCAGGACATGCGCCGGGTACGCCGCCGTGGCGGGGCTATCAATTGGTCAATTTATGAAGACGTGCTGCAACCCGGCATTTTCGTCGAAACCTTTGTCGTCGGTTCATGGATGGAACACCTGCGCGAGAAAGAGCGCTACACCATGAACGACCGCAAAATCCAGAGCCGGGTTTACGCCTTCCATCAGGGCGAGAGTTTGCCCGAAGTGCGCTATCTGGTTGCACCGGCTTGA